The sequence below is a genomic window from Chthoniobacterales bacterium.
TGGTGACGACAGCCGGGCCGGGCCGTTTCCAATCCAGCGGATCGACATCCCAAATGATGATCCGGTAACCGAATTCCTCGTGGATCCAGTGTTTCTGACGCGCGGTAATCGAGCCGTACGGCGGCCGCAGCAAGGTTGGGCGCTTACCGATGGCGGCCGCAATGGCGTCGTCGGTTTTCTGAAGCTCGCGCCGAACCGCTTCGTCCGACATCTTGCCAAGGTTAGGGTGCGACCAGGAATGATTGGCGATCTCGTGTCCCTCCCGCACCGCGCGCTTGAGGATGTCCGGGTGATCCGCGGCATTTTGGCCGACGACGAAAAAGGTCGCCTTGAGATGGCGGGCTGCCAGGAGATCAAGAAGCTTCGGTGTCAGAGTGGCGTTGGGTCCGTCGTCAAAAGTCAGGGCGATGTAGGGGCCGTCCACGTGGACCGAATTAAAGGTGTAGGAAGGCTCCGCCGGAGTGGCCGGAGGTTTTGGTTTGGAAACAGGGGAAGCGGATTTTTCCGCAGGCGCAGAAGGCTTCGGCTCCTGTCCGGAAGCGGCTTGGAACGCCAAAAAACAAACCGCGACAAGGGCGAGCAACCGTGGAAAAAGCATGAATGACAAAGGCTGGACCGAAACTCCGGTCTATCTAGCAGAGAGGCCATGCAACGCAAGCAATGGGCCGCCTCAGATTGGCCCCAAATGGGACCGGATAAGGCCGGCAAAACGAATGTCAATCCAGGGGGTGTTTTTGGGACATAATCCGATAATTTGGCAATTATCCTGCTAAACCAAGGAGGATAACTCGCTTTCGCTGAGCGGAGCGAAGCGTCACGCATGGCCACACCGGCGCTGACGCGGTCTGCTTCTCCTACATGAAAATTTTGCTCGTCGAAGACCACCCGGGAAGCCGGCGTAACCTGCAGCGACTCATCGCCAAGCGCGGCCATGACGTCACTGCCGTTGCCACCGCCGAAGACGCTGAGGCTGCACTCGCCGCGGGAAGCTTCCCCTTTCTGATCCTGGACTGGATGTTGCCCGGGAAGAGCGGGATCGAGCTTTGCCGAAAATTGCGGGCCCAGCCGCGGGGCGACGAGATGTTTATTTTGCTGGTGACTGCCCGGGCCGATACCGCGGATCTCGAGCAGGCCCTTGAAGCGGGCGCGAACGACTATCTCACGAAGCCGCTCGATGTCGGGTTATTGAATGTCCGAATTTCCGTTGCCGAGCGCCAGATCCAGGAGCTCCAGGAACGCAATCAAGCCCGGGCCGCGCTGCAGGAATCCGCCCG
It includes:
- a CDS encoding polysaccharide deacetylase family protein; amino-acid sequence: MLFPRLLALVAVCFLAFQAASGQEPKPSAPAEKSASPVSKPKPPATPAEPSYTFNSVHVDGPYIALTFDDGPNATLTPKLLDLLAARHLKATFFVVGQNAADHPDILKRAVREGHEIANHSWSHPNLGKMSDEAVRRELQKTDDAIAAAIGKRPTLLRPPYGSITARQKHWIHEEFGYRIIIWDVDPLDWKRPGPAVVTSRILKETHAGSIVLAHDIHPPTIEAMPATFDQLQKKGFKSVTVTELLSMATPVPPKASPSPSAVPRALPATTPTPVSTPAVTATIPGG